Proteins encoded in a region of the Psychromicrobium lacuslunae genome:
- a CDS encoding metal-dependent hydrolase family protein: protein MSRPFALTNASVVVGDREGSTLSETTVVVNGAGMIENIGPSSELDVPSGYRQIDLSGRFVLPGLINAHAHLFSNGKPLPPLLTSESAENLVAGFMRSFIGKRVVKKRARTNILTQLNSGVTTLRSLGDVGYEAVEVRNEIERGDYLGPRVFASGPLLAISGGHGAPQIALISDSPWEARRNVRINLRAGTTAIKISATGGVTDARAIGEAGRPQMTEEEMTAICEEAHNAGIVVAAHAQSPEGLKAALRAGVDTIEHGSSMDQEIIELFKHNPRSLHGSSALIPTLQACLPLVKLEQQVTGIDDIVRANAEMIYEEMLQGIQTARDNDITIGMGTDSALTYVTHYNTWREMDYVVRYGGLSTAAELHAATEANARILGIDQETGSVRIGKAADLLVVGSNPLTGFRALADPQLVIVRGEIIEQPKTEKYPELDEKLDSF from the coding sequence ATGAGCAGGCCCTTCGCGTTAACCAATGCCAGCGTCGTCGTGGGAGATCGCGAGGGCAGCACGCTGTCAGAGACCACAGTTGTGGTGAATGGCGCGGGAATGATTGAGAATATCGGCCCGAGTAGCGAACTGGATGTGCCGTCGGGATATCGCCAGATCGACCTCAGCGGGCGTTTTGTGCTGCCCGGCCTGATCAACGCCCATGCTCATTTGTTTTCGAACGGCAAACCGCTCCCGCCGCTGCTGACCAGCGAATCGGCAGAGAACTTGGTGGCCGGCTTCATGCGTAGTTTTATCGGCAAGAGGGTGGTGAAAAAGCGAGCTCGGACCAATATTCTGACCCAGTTGAACTCCGGCGTGACCACGCTGCGTAGCCTGGGCGATGTGGGTTATGAGGCGGTGGAGGTCAGGAATGAGATCGAGCGCGGCGATTACCTCGGCCCCCGAGTGTTCGCCTCAGGTCCGTTGCTGGCGATCAGCGGAGGCCATGGCGCGCCGCAGATCGCCCTGATCAGCGATTCTCCGTGGGAAGCTCGGCGGAACGTGCGGATTAACCTCAGGGCCGGAACCACCGCGATTAAGATTTCAGCCACCGGTGGGGTCACCGATGCGCGGGCGATTGGCGAAGCTGGCAGGCCGCAAATGACTGAAGAGGAAATGACGGCGATCTGCGAGGAAGCCCATAACGCTGGGATTGTGGTGGCGGCGCATGCGCAGAGCCCGGAGGGGCTGAAAGCCGCGCTACGGGCTGGGGTAGACACCATTGAGCACGGCAGCAGTATGGATCAGGAGATTATTGAACTTTTCAAGCACAACCCGCGCTCTCTACACGGCTCCTCTGCCCTAATCCCGACCTTGCAAGCTTGTTTGCCGCTGGTGAAACTCGAGCAGCAGGTGACCGGCATTGACGATATTGTGCGGGCGAACGCTGAAATGATTTATGAGGAGATGTTGCAGGGAATTCAGACCGCACGCGATAACGACATCACCATCGGGATGGGTACTGACTCGGCCCTGACCTACGTCACGCACTACAACACCTGGCGGGAAATGGACTATGTAGTGCGTTATGGCGGACTGAGCACAGCAGCAGAACTGCACGCTGCCACCGAGGCAAATGCGCGGATTCTTGGCATCGATCAGGAAACTGGTTCGGTGCGGATTGGCAAAGCTGCGGATCTATTGGTGGTTGGCAGCAATCCCTTGACGGGCTTCCGGGCCCTGGCGGATCCGCAGTTGGTGATTGTCCGGGGCGAGATTATTGAGCAGCCGAAGACCGAAAAATACCCCGAGCTGGACGAAAAACTTGACTCTTTCTAG
- a CDS encoding threonine/serine ThrE exporter family protein, whose translation MTKGRLLPTQGMDLDDPAARVLGDLGVLLLDSGVSVTDVRHSLLEVAAAAGFKRLAFTVLPEIVIVSDPETGGAKLANTHSGELSFLQAAHANRLVQRLSSGELSINEIPRQVAEIRRIPRRHAVFTWMLGSALTSAGLAILFRCAWWAIAVAAVVGGLVGLIAVLAHRRSGAAAILPFVTALGSTLLVGALAAVFGLGSVPLFAVSAPVAILVPGALITNALLELTAADIVTGSARLIYGLISLGFMAVGISTGAALTGLKIDPGSAALVGQIAHISADNNGWAALPPLWLSWIGVAILAIGIGLFFGAGRSLIVISVIAMTCTYALLVLLTPVLGSVAAAGIVAGFLFIFARILERFTLSIPATVSFQPAFLLLVPGTVGLVAVATFDSAALSAALTTFVSICIGIKVAALIVEVIHKPWSRRGRQPGGRVEEPSPN comes from the coding sequence GTGACTAAAGGGCGGCTTTTGCCGACACAAGGTATGGATCTCGATGACCCGGCGGCCCGGGTACTCGGCGACCTTGGCGTGCTATTGCTTGATTCAGGTGTTTCGGTCACCGATGTGCGACACTCCTTACTCGAAGTGGCGGCCGCTGCCGGGTTCAAAAGACTCGCTTTTACCGTGTTGCCCGAAATCGTCATTGTCAGCGATCCCGAAACCGGTGGTGCAAAGCTCGCCAATACCCACTCTGGTGAGCTTTCTTTTTTGCAGGCGGCACACGCGAATCGCTTAGTTCAGCGGCTCAGCTCGGGTGAGTTGAGCATCAACGAGATTCCACGGCAAGTGGCCGAAATTCGTCGAATCCCTCGTCGTCATGCGGTCTTCACCTGGATGCTGGGAAGCGCGCTCACCTCCGCCGGGCTGGCTATTCTCTTCCGCTGTGCTTGGTGGGCGATTGCAGTGGCCGCCGTGGTTGGCGGGCTCGTCGGGTTGATCGCGGTGCTGGCGCATCGACGCAGCGGAGCGGCCGCTATCTTGCCCTTTGTCACGGCGCTGGGCTCCACCTTGCTGGTTGGCGCGCTGGCGGCAGTCTTCGGTCTGGGCTCGGTGCCGCTGTTTGCGGTCTCCGCCCCGGTGGCCATTCTGGTGCCTGGTGCGCTGATTACCAATGCATTATTGGAGCTCACCGCCGCCGATATCGTCACCGGCTCGGCAAGGCTGATCTACGGTTTGATCAGCCTTGGCTTTATGGCGGTCGGTATTTCCACCGGTGCCGCCCTCACCGGCTTGAAGATCGACCCCGGATCGGCCGCGTTGGTGGGACAGATAGCTCACATTAGCGCAGACAATAACGGCTGGGCGGCCTTACCGCCGCTCTGGCTGTCCTGGATTGGGGTGGCGATCTTGGCCATCGGAATAGGACTCTTCTTCGGGGCTGGCCGCTCTTTGATCGTGATCAGTGTTATCGCGATGACTTGTACTTACGCCCTGCTGGTACTGCTCACCCCGGTGTTGGGTAGCGTCGCTGCGGCTGGCATCGTGGCCGGATTCCTGTTCATCTTCGCTCGTATTCTGGAGCGCTTCACGCTGTCTATCCCGGCTACCGTATCCTTTCAACCGGCGTTCTTGTTGCTCGTGCCGGGCACCGTCGGCCTCGTCGCGGTCGCCACCTTCGACAGCGCTGCTCTTTCCGCTGCGCTGACGACTTTCGTCAGTATCTGTATCGGTATTAAAGTCGCGGCACTCATCGTTGAGGTGATCCACAAACCATGGAGTCGGCGGGGTCGCCAGCCGGGCGGACGAGTCGAAGAACCGTCACCGAACTAA
- a CDS encoding ABC transporter ATP-binding protein, protein MRKLTVEPEDGSQPSGLLPIANTGQTRRDLVRRLLRRRWRLAGTLALLLAGTASGLTAPALLGRLVDAVSQPQPNTDLGSLLWGSGLAWITAALVAAAVAAAALTFAGARALARLVQEVLAELREEVFAAAVELPVRALDEAGSSDVVSRVTRDVEAVSEAGSEALPKIIGACFTIVLTVAGLAILDYRLAIAGLLCLPIHILATRQFLRGSKPVYSELRVLEASRGQAILEAVHGAATVVSRGEQQHHLAVIAERSERAIERQRDGARLRNRFYGWLNTAEFVGLAAILVTGFWLVSNQSISIGAATAAALYFHRLFDPIGNLLTSLDDVQRAVVGLARLVGISRLGTAESSAASAVGIGAAPGIRLRDLHFSYPHRPAIRGISLDVPAGARVALVGTSGSGKSTLARLIAGILEPQRGELEIAGRSAAELRQNSPGSVYLVSQEVHLFTGSVAENLRLAAPRASQQELLTALDRVGAGWVHELAEGLETVLGASGLELDDGAAQHLALARVLLANPALVVLDEATAESGRDRRASLDQAVSEVVAGRTSVTVAHRLDQAREADLILVMQQGRVIEQGSHQQLVAAAGEYARLWSAYATA, encoded by the coding sequence GTGAGAAAGCTGACGGTGGAGCCCGAAGACGGTTCACAGCCCAGCGGCTTATTACCGATTGCCAATACTGGCCAGACTCGCCGAGACCTGGTGCGCCGACTGTTGCGGCGGCGCTGGCGGTTGGCAGGCACCTTAGCGCTCTTGCTGGCCGGGACCGCAAGTGGACTCACCGCGCCGGCCCTGCTCGGCCGCCTGGTCGATGCGGTCTCGCAACCCCAGCCAAATACTGACTTAGGCTCGCTGCTCTGGGGCAGCGGCCTGGCCTGGATCACCGCTGCCTTAGTGGCGGCGGCCGTTGCTGCTGCAGCGTTAACTTTCGCTGGGGCCCGCGCCTTGGCTCGGCTGGTCCAGGAGGTTCTCGCCGAACTGCGTGAAGAGGTCTTCGCTGCCGCCGTTGAGCTGCCAGTGCGCGCACTCGATGAGGCTGGCAGCTCGGACGTCGTCTCAAGAGTCACCCGTGATGTTGAGGCGGTAAGCGAAGCGGGATCGGAAGCATTACCGAAGATTATCGGTGCTTGTTTCACCATTGTGCTGACCGTGGCGGGGCTAGCGATTCTCGACTATCGACTGGCGATTGCCGGGCTGCTTTGTCTGCCGATTCATATTCTCGCCACCCGGCAATTCTTGCGTGGCTCAAAACCGGTCTACAGCGAGCTCCGGGTCTTGGAAGCCAGCCGTGGACAAGCGATCCTTGAGGCGGTACACGGTGCCGCAACCGTGGTCTCCCGTGGCGAACAGCAACATCATTTGGCGGTGATCGCCGAACGTAGCGAACGTGCCATCGAACGACAGCGAGACGGCGCTCGGCTGCGCAACCGCTTCTACGGCTGGCTCAATACCGCTGAATTTGTCGGCCTGGCGGCAATCCTGGTCACTGGTTTCTGGCTGGTGTCCAATCAATCAATTAGCATCGGTGCGGCCACCGCCGCGGCCCTGTATTTTCACCGGCTCTTCGACCCGATCGGAAACTTATTGACCAGTTTGGACGATGTGCAGCGAGCCGTGGTCGGGCTGGCCCGACTGGTCGGGATTTCTCGGCTGGGCACAGCGGAGTCCAGCGCGGCGAGTGCGGTCGGAATCGGCGCTGCACCTGGCATTCGTCTTCGCGATCTGCATTTCAGCTATCCGCATCGACCGGCAATTCGCGGCATTAGCCTGGACGTTCCCGCGGGTGCTCGGGTCGCCCTGGTGGGTACGAGTGGTTCCGGTAAAAGTACACTGGCCAGATTAATCGCCGGAATTTTGGAACCGCAACGGGGAGAGCTCGAAATCGCCGGTCGGTCGGCCGCAGAATTACGTCAGAACTCTCCAGGTTCGGTGTACCTGGTCTCGCAGGAGGTGCACCTTTTTACCGGTAGTGTGGCTGAAAATCTGCGACTCGCGGCTCCGCGGGCAAGCCAGCAGGAGCTGCTCACGGCGCTAGATCGGGTCGGCGCTGGGTGGGTTCATGAGTTGGCGGAGGGGCTGGAAACCGTACTCGGGGCTTCGGGCCTGGAACTCGACGACGGTGCTGCGCAGCACCTGGCGCTGGCCAGGGTGCTGTTGGCGAATCCCGCTTTGGTGGTGCTCGACGAGGCGACCGCTGAGTCCGGCAGGGACCGTCGTGCCTCCTTGGATCAGGCGGTGAGCGAAGTGGTGGCTGGTCGCACCAGCGTGACGGTGGCGCATCGCTTAGACCAGGCCCGAGAAGCCGATCTAATTCTGGTCATGCAGCAGGGCCGGGTGATCGAGCAAGGTTCCCATCAGCAGTTGGTAGCGGCGGCCGGTGAGTATGCTCGGCTCTGGAGTGCCTACGCGACCGCGTGA
- a CDS encoding ABC transporter transmembrane domain-containing protein: MARQFPAAQTSHERSPQSPGRLFAFALFHRGRWWRLALSTASFIIHEFCEAAVPIMIGITIDLALVPGNQLMLLVCLAVLAVIFLALSWSYQRGALAMVRVYGGAEHDLRQSVLRRLLNPRGLSERKSAGEALSLVTSDAYRVAGVSWSIAEQGSVLAAVATSVTALLLISVPLGLGVLLGSVIVVAGMHRLSMPLEARGLAEQRSAARASEVAADAMAGLRVLLGMGAQREAARRYRLASAESKQGAVRAAQTLAAYSALSLLLSGLLLAAIAVAGGVLTLNGAISIGQLITVLGLAQYLQGALAYAGTFASSWSHKRASARRLHTFHAQPELLPLARTGQAESERTKTVIDELTADQEFPSDQSVPAIVLHSDSATFTVYPGELVGVVAGSPARARAFSERLGYRVPLAAGELTVLGADALDLGPENLRAAVTAQPHHGTVFSGSLNENLVPPGISINTEMLERAALDDVIEQVGGLDAQVGEAGLRLSGGQRQRLLLARALHSTAPVLVLDEPTTAIDSATERRIAEGLRTLGRTTVLVTDSPVLLRVCHRVVTLSGEEEAR; encoded by the coding sequence ATGGCTAGGCAGTTCCCCGCAGCGCAGACCTCGCACGAACGATCGCCTCAGAGTCCGGGCCGATTGTTCGCATTCGCACTCTTCCATCGCGGTCGCTGGTGGCGATTAGCACTCAGCACAGCGTCCTTCATCATTCACGAGTTTTGCGAAGCGGCGGTGCCGATCATGATCGGCATCACCATTGACCTTGCCCTAGTGCCCGGAAATCAGCTGATGTTGCTGGTTTGTTTAGCCGTATTGGCTGTGATTTTCCTCGCACTTTCCTGGTCTTATCAACGTGGTGCACTGGCCATGGTGCGAGTTTACGGCGGCGCCGAACACGATCTCCGTCAGTCGGTGCTCCGCCGCTTACTTAACCCGCGCGGATTGTCCGAACGGAAGAGCGCTGGCGAGGCACTGTCCCTGGTGACCTCTGATGCTTACCGGGTTGCAGGGGTGTCTTGGAGCATTGCCGAACAAGGTTCGGTACTGGCCGCGGTGGCGACTTCGGTCACCGCACTATTGCTCATCTCGGTGCCGCTGGGGCTCGGTGTCCTGCTGGGATCGGTGATTGTGGTGGCGGGAATGCATAGGCTGTCAATGCCGCTTGAGGCCCGAGGCTTGGCCGAGCAGCGTTCGGCGGCTCGGGCTAGCGAAGTGGCAGCAGATGCGATGGCTGGCCTGCGAGTTCTACTCGGCATGGGTGCGCAGCGCGAAGCCGCACGCCGCTATCGGCTGGCCAGCGCTGAGTCGAAACAAGGTGCGGTGCGCGCCGCCCAGACGCTGGCTGCCTACTCGGCTCTCAGCCTGCTGCTCTCCGGATTGCTACTCGCCGCAATAGCCGTCGCCGGAGGTGTGCTGACCTTGAATGGTGCGATTAGCATTGGGCAGCTCATCACCGTGTTGGGCCTGGCGCAATATTTGCAGGGCGCACTGGCCTATGCGGGAACCTTTGCCTCGTCCTGGTCGCATAAGCGGGCATCCGCTCGACGCTTGCACACCTTCCATGCTCAGCCGGAGTTACTGCCCTTGGCGCGGACCGGGCAGGCTGAGTCCGAAAGGACAAAGACCGTCATCGATGAGCTAACAGCCGATCAAGAGTTCCCTAGCGATCAGTCTGTTCCGGCCATCGTCTTGCACAGCGACTCCGCAACCTTCACCGTCTATCCGGGGGAGTTAGTCGGTGTTGTGGCGGGCAGCCCGGCACGCGCCCGTGCTTTTAGCGAGCGACTCGGTTACCGAGTTCCGCTGGCGGCTGGCGAGCTAACCGTGTTGGGCGCCGACGCGCTTGACCTTGGCCCCGAGAACCTTCGGGCCGCAGTGACTGCGCAGCCACATCATGGCACCGTGTTCTCTGGTTCGCTCAACGAAAATCTGGTTCCGCCGGGAATCTCCATCAATACGGAGATGCTTGAACGTGCCGCACTTGACGACGTGATTGAACAAGTGGGCGGACTGGATGCTCAGGTGGGCGAAGCCGGCCTGCGGCTCTCGGGTGGCCAACGTCAACGACTGTTGCTGGCGCGTGCTTTGCACTCAACAGCCCCGGTCTTGGTGCTTGACGAGCCAACCACAGCCATCGATTCGGCGACCGAGCGCCGAATTGCGGAGGGGCTTCGAACGCTAGGACGAACTACAGTGCTGGTCACCGACAGCCCGGTGCTATTAAGAGTCTGTCACCGCGTGGTGACACTGAGCGGCGAGGAGGAGGCGCGGTGA
- a CDS encoding DUF5360 family protein, producing MTKLRREVRIKRTMMWTDLGFLSYWVASALGVISVGGEAIMQDWNWSFLGLDLIAIGTGLASLLLARFGHPSAATLMTISLALTSAAGLMALNFYALRCQFDPAWWLPNLWLFLFPVVALLLMNCPSRRSTPSH from the coding sequence ATGACTAAGCTCCGCCGGGAGGTGCGGATAAAGCGCACCATGATGTGGACCGATCTCGGCTTCTTGAGCTATTGGGTGGCCTCCGCCTTGGGGGTGATCAGCGTTGGTGGCGAAGCCATTATGCAAGACTGGAATTGGTCATTTCTTGGTCTCGACCTGATCGCCATCGGTACTGGCTTGGCAAGTTTGCTACTGGCGCGATTCGGCCATCCCTCGGCAGCGACACTGATGACAATCTCACTGGCACTGACCAGCGCTGCCGGCCTGATGGCCCTGAATTTCTACGCCTTGCGCTGCCAATTCGACCCTGCCTGGTGGTTGCCGAACCTCTGGCTTTTCCTCTTCCCAGTAGTGGCGTTATTGCTGATGAATTGTCCCAGTCGGCGCAGTACGCCAAGTCACTGA
- a CDS encoding TetR/AcrR family transcriptional regulator, giving the protein MHSNTPAVRQNILAAARRVISRDGAEALTISSVAEEAGLSVGGLRYHFRSKHELLAALVDAMVASFDQALNSAGVEPGAKTRAYISATLDVESSAQGSTASTGLLAAVALDSSLLEVLRKHFQRWQEMLDHDGIDPSITTVVRLAIDGWWLAAFLGLAAPDARRTSAAREVLESMLGGATDD; this is encoded by the coding sequence ATGCATAGCAACACACCGGCTGTCCGGCAGAATATTCTGGCCGCCGCCCGAAGAGTCATTTCGCGAGATGGCGCTGAAGCTTTGACGATTTCCTCAGTCGCTGAAGAGGCAGGGTTGAGCGTCGGCGGGCTCCGCTATCATTTTCGGTCTAAGCATGAGCTACTGGCTGCCTTGGTAGACGCAATGGTCGCTTCCTTTGATCAGGCGCTCAATTCTGCTGGTGTGGAGCCCGGAGCGAAAACGCGAGCTTATATCTCCGCAACCCTTGACGTTGAGAGCTCCGCTCAAGGCTCCACGGCAAGCACTGGCTTACTCGCCGCCGTCGCTCTCGATTCCTCATTGCTTGAGGTGCTACGGAAGCATTTTCAGCGTTGGCAGGAAATGCTTGATCATGACGGCATCGATCCGAGCATTACCACCGTGGTCCGATTAGCCATTGATGGCTGGTGGCTAGCCGCCTTCTTGGGCCTGGCAGCCCCCGATGCTCGACGTACCTCGGCGGCTCGGGAAGTGCTGGAATCGATGCTCGGGGGAGCTACCGATGACTAA
- a CDS encoding DMT family transporter, which yields MLAWLFLTGAIVLEVAATLSLRASDGLSRWPWLIPTGIGYLGAFGLLAQVLKMGLPVGVAYGVWAAAGVALTALLGWLIFKEPLTWPMLIGILLVIAGVLLIETGQQSNSH from the coding sequence ATGCTCGCCTGGCTATTTCTTACTGGAGCCATTGTCTTAGAGGTCGCGGCGACCCTTTCCCTGCGCGCTTCGGATGGGCTGAGCCGCTGGCCCTGGCTAATCCCCACTGGGATTGGTTACCTCGGCGCCTTCGGATTGCTGGCTCAGGTATTGAAAATGGGGCTCCCGGTCGGCGTAGCCTATGGCGTGTGGGCCGCAGCAGGCGTCGCGCTGACCGCACTGCTCGGTTGGCTGATTTTCAAAGAACCGCTGACTTGGCCAATGCTCATCGGCATTCTCTTAGTCATTGCCGGGGTATTACTCATCGAAACCGGTCAGCAGTCGAACTCTCATTGA
- a CDS encoding sigma-70 family RNA polymerase sigma factor, which produces MSTTTREEQGDGQLIAQVRGGNARAFDELYRRHRAVAIGTAHHILDNPSDVEDVVADSFAYLFSKLKAGQGPDNFFRGYLLTAVRRNSYSRNKASAKTRLPEQEEALDRPVIDPDRLIEEFESGAIVKAFSALPERWQSVLWYLDVEQESTQTVAQRMGMSANSVSALVMRARDGLRASYLQQHVVPGQNPECQPYVAKLAKYAAKTLSLPVRSKVEAHLDNCGHCTAVLANLRDSTPALRAALVPAIAGIGWLAYQSTVSTAPAAAQLALGHGVIARGLGQLLRSGQGAGHTAAGLVAPALTAAAGIAVAIAIPAFLVGPISTIQQSVLPADAAQSVLPGAQGQLNDTDLQKFEALGQHASQSQVDALSAGAQPAPSSISSPLSNLPVSPAKSLVTPVLSAETPQVVANDGALHSGSEQLTEAGQEFDESLAGGAASTPAKPIQPSKPVLPVKPVSPIKPVVPVKPTDPSTPTNPSTPGPTTPVTPTNPNTELPNPEKLLVSSSTEVQKLPLGGRKLLTTLVLPEGATVTSLRVNFRLDAVSVFASQQTEIPAGWECQRTSPRNYSCTIAAASGTVVFEQLASYPDLTKSPSLQVSVTGDNIVELRQEIAI; this is translated from the coding sequence TTGAGTACTACCACGCGCGAAGAGCAGGGCGACGGTCAACTGATCGCGCAGGTTCGGGGCGGTAATGCCCGTGCTTTTGATGAACTCTATCGGCGACATCGTGCGGTGGCGATCGGTACTGCTCACCATATTCTCGATAATCCCAGCGATGTCGAGGACGTGGTTGCTGACTCCTTCGCGTATCTCTTCAGCAAGCTCAAGGCCGGTCAAGGACCCGACAACTTTTTCCGCGGCTATCTGCTGACCGCGGTGCGACGTAATTCTTACAGTCGGAATAAGGCCTCCGCCAAAACCAGATTGCCTGAGCAAGAGGAAGCTCTCGACCGGCCGGTGATTGATCCGGATCGGCTGATCGAAGAGTTTGAATCCGGCGCCATTGTCAAGGCATTTTCCGCGCTCCCCGAACGCTGGCAAAGTGTTTTGTGGTACCTCGATGTGGAGCAGGAGAGCACCCAAACAGTGGCCCAGCGGATGGGAATGAGTGCTAACTCGGTCTCGGCCTTGGTGATGCGGGCGCGCGACGGCCTGCGAGCTAGTTATCTGCAACAGCATGTGGTGCCGGGGCAAAACCCTGAGTGCCAGCCCTATGTAGCCAAGCTGGCAAAGTATGCTGCAAAAACCCTCAGCCTTCCGGTTCGGAGCAAGGTCGAGGCGCACCTGGACAACTGTGGACATTGCACCGCGGTGCTGGCGAATCTGCGTGATTCCACCCCGGCCTTGCGTGCGGCGCTGGTGCCAGCCATTGCCGGAATTGGCTGGTTGGCCTATCAAAGCACTGTCTCGACGGCACCGGCGGCCGCTCAGCTTGCCTTGGGGCATGGTGTGATTGCCCGCGGCCTTGGACAGTTATTGCGATCCGGTCAGGGGGCCGGTCACACTGCTGCAGGGCTGGTCGCTCCGGCGTTGACCGCTGCAGCGGGGATAGCAGTGGCAATCGCAATTCCCGCTTTCCTGGTTGGGCCTATCTCCACAATTCAGCAGTCGGTGCTGCCGGCCGATGCGGCTCAATCGGTTTTGCCGGGTGCGCAGGGGCAGCTCAACGACACCGATCTTCAAAAGTTCGAAGCTCTCGGGCAGCACGCAAGCCAATCTCAGGTCGATGCGTTGTCGGCAGGAGCCCAGCCGGCACCTTCCTCGATTAGCAGTCCGCTATCGAATTTGCCGGTCAGTCCGGCCAAATCTCTAGTCACGCCCGTGTTATCAGCCGAGACCCCGCAGGTAGTGGCGAATGATGGTGCACTGCACAGCGGGTCTGAACAGCTGACCGAGGCCGGCCAGGAATTCGATGAGTCCCTGGCCGGTGGAGCTGCCAGTACACCAGCTAAGCCAATACAGCCGAGCAAGCCGGTGCTCCCGGTCAAACCGGTTTCGCCAATTAAGCCGGTGGTGCCGGTCAAGCCGACCGATCCGTCGACCCCGACAAATCCCAGTACGCCAGGGCCGACCACCCCGGTCACCCCGACTAATCCGAACACCGAATTGCCGAACCCGGAGAAGCTGCTGGTGAGCAGCAGTACCGAGGTGCAGAAATTGCCATTGGGTGGCCGCAAGTTGCTGACAACTCTGGTGCTGCCGGAGGGTGCCACGGTCACCTCCCTGAGAGTCAATTTTCGGCTTGACGCGGTCTCGGTCTTTGCCAGTCAGCAAACCGAGATACCGGCAGGCTGGGAATGCCAGCGAACGAGTCCTCGAAACTACAGCTGCACTATCGCTGCGGCGAGCGGCACCGTGGTCTTCGAGCAGCTGGCCAGTTATCCCGACCTGACTAAATCACCATCCCTGCAGGTTTCAGTAACCGGCGACAATATCGTCGAACTCCGTCAGGAGATCGCGATCTAA
- a CDS encoding LPXTG cell wall anchor domain-containing protein gives MYGANPGGGAGPIVGAVTGGGVLASTGFSGGLIAIIAVVMIVGGLLLIRGRKHKASAEKN, from the coding sequence ATGTACGGCGCAAATCCGGGCGGCGGTGCCGGCCCCATTGTTGGCGCAGTGACCGGTGGTGGCGTTTTAGCCTCAACCGGTTTCAGTGGCGGTCTGATCGCGATCATTGCCGTGGTGATGATCGTGGGCGGCCTTTTGCTGATCCGCGGCCGCAAACACAAGGCCTCGGCTGAGAAGAACTAG
- the xrtS gene encoding exosortase S, translating into MGKHSTGDEKRGGVNFAYVSRVALALLLASAGVLAVVFSNIVRQWEAAGSALAMSFVTPGKSFAIGQVAYFGMGTDTPRGIDITELCSAIVVVAPLLILAALMMLLKRFKVSTVLIALAIGLGIVVVANLLRMAMIAFGWDRFGQQGFNAVHLGYGSIFALLAFATGILVFLRLSFGKKRIAR; encoded by the coding sequence ATGGGTAAGCACAGCACGGGAGACGAAAAACGGGGAGGCGTTAATTTCGCCTACGTCTCCAGGGTTGCCCTAGCACTACTACTCGCCTCCGCTGGGGTTTTGGCAGTAGTCTTCAGCAACATTGTTAGACAGTGGGAAGCGGCCGGCTCCGCTCTCGCGATGAGTTTTGTCACTCCCGGTAAGTCTTTTGCGATCGGTCAGGTGGCCTACTTCGGGATGGGCACCGATACCCCACGAGGTATCGATATCACCGAGCTCTGCTCAGCTATTGTGGTGGTCGCACCGTTGCTGATCTTGGCAGCTCTGATGATGCTGCTCAAGCGGTTCAAGGTTTCCACCGTACTGATCGCCTTGGCCATTGGTCTTGGCATTGTGGTGGTCGCCAATCTGCTCCGGATGGCGATGATCGCCTTCGGCTGGGACCGCTTTGGCCAGCAGGGCTTCAACGCCGTGCACCTGGGTTACGGCAGCATCTTCGCGCTGTTAGCCTTCGCCACCGGCATCCTAGTGTTCCTGCGGCTGTCCTTCGGTAAGAAACGAATCGCGCGATGA